The proteins below are encoded in one region of Serratia symbiotica:
- a CDS encoding Ig-like domain-containing protein — MYTRGGLWLCLIPGNSYNLQITKTPSDATEDVIYTSTDNSVASVTANGHMSYGSAGDATITVSGALSGKKASRTVIVTAAPIVEKYLVIEKTSQKSLTQEKKHGNHRRKI, encoded by the coding sequence ATGTACACACGAGGGGGGCTATGGCTTTGTCTGATACCTGGCAACAGCTATAACTTGCAAATTACAAAAACCCCATCGGACGCGACAGAAGATGTCATCTACACCTCGACTGATAACTCGGTAGCGAGCGTCACCGCCAATGGCCATATGAGTTATGGCTCGGCAGGAGATGCCACGATAACAGTATCCGGCGCGTTATCAGGTAAAAAAGCCAGCAGGACAGTTATCGTGACAGCTGCGCCGATTGTAGAAAAATACCTGGTTATCGAAAAAACCTCTCAGAAATCTCTGACGCAGGAAAAAAAGCACGGGAATCATCGCAGAAAAATCTAG